The segment CCCTGACACAACACAAATTACTGTGAGGGCATGCAGTATGCAAAAAAAGGAgaagtacattttatttgctcaAATCAGAAAAAATTATGGggctttaaaatatattttcagtgcCAAGGCATCTCCAAAGAAACAATATTtcacacaacaacaatataaaTCCAGCTTATCCTAGTTACACCTAGTTAAGGCTTTAAATTCTGCTGATGCACTCACTGGTACTGCATGCAGAGCTGGGTGATGATGCGGATGGCCTCCAGCTCCATCAGGTCAGGCCTGGACTTCAGGAAGGTGGAGTAGCTACGCAGATCTGTTGCTGAGAGACAGATACATTAAGTCCTGGTCAGTGTACGGATTTATTGCTGTGTACCAGGTCTGTAATCCAGGGGTCTACAAACTAAGCAGATAACATGAAGGGCTCATTCATATAATATTGGTAAGATCTGCACTGATTTTCAGTATCTTTACTgttataatatacatatattattaaTGAGAGATCTAATTCCTGTCCTTGCTTATAAATAGGTCATTAAGATTTAATTGTGACCTTAACAAGCAGAGTCAAAACTGATCTGAACTTTAAGATCTAATTTCATCACATTGAGACCATTGTACAGCATGTCACAGGTTTTCATTTTACCCATAGGCATTTTAGGCTCCAAAGGCAGTACTTACTCTCTTCCTCACCTGGAATCTCCCCTATTTCCTTTTCAGCATGAAACTCCAAGAAAGAAAGGTCAGAATAGTACAggtgattatttaaaatgattaaaatattgattttcaaCTTCAGACTGGCAATATTTGAGGTTTGTTGTAATGGGATGACATAATATTAGTGTATTTAGATAAAAATCTGTGTATTGGGGCTATGTTACCAGAAGAACACTTCCTGTACCCTGGAGCTGCTGCATGGCAGAATGGAGGTCACTGTCGCTCACGTGGGGGAACTCATCCACCCCGCTGTGGATCATGAAGCACTTAAACCCAGCCACTCCGGCCTGGATCATGGGCCTCAGCTCTAGCTGGAGATACCACACTAGCACACTTATATCTATCCatttataacacacaaactGCATATGCATTACACATGTATACTTAAGTCAggtaacattattattatttttattattataattgtttttcttcattagACATGAGGTTAGCATGCAATGTTATTTCATTCTGATGTTCCATGTCATCAATCATCTACATCATCTAATGAAGAATTACTGTATGCTGTACTTGGTTGCCTGGAATGACCCCTCCCCAGAAGGCTGTGTCCACAAAGCACTGGCCTGTGGCCGACTGAATCTTCTCACGGAAGTTGCCAACAGTCGTGGTGGGTGGGATGCTGTTGCTATGGGGATGGCAGTACAGGATGTGATGTGACCGCTTTTTGTATGACTCAGTTAATGCGGTTATTGCAGAAAGCTGGTTTGCTTTGTCCGATTTAATGCAAGATGGGAAATCGATAGATATGAGAGACTACATGGGGGGTTtcacattcagtttttttaatatgtggAAATAACGAAATAACGTTATTGTAGTGCATACTACGTGTGTTGAATTCTTCTGATCGAAAATTCTGGTCTGATCTGATACCTACAGGGGCATGTCTACAATGGTGGTCACCCCTCCAGCGGCAGCAGCTCGTGTGGCCGTCCAGTATCCCTCCCAGCTGGTGCGACCTGGTTCATTCACATGCACGTGGCAGTCCACAATACCTGGCATCACCAGTTTATCACCTACATCTAATACCTATAAACAGAGAAAAGAGCTATATACTTTTTAACAGACACCACTATATaacatacagttttttttgcaggaaTAGTCTACAGAAATATGTAAGATATATTGCATTTGTCAGACGTCATGCTGCAGTTTATCAATAAAAGCAGTACCACTTCTCCCCAGGAGATGGCAGAAGTGCCACAATTACCCACAGTCCCAGCACAACACACCTCAGCGGGGCCTTTCAGCGCTGAGTCTGGATCAGGCAAGATGCTCTGGATCTTCCCGTCCTTGATGAGGATGAGGGCCGGCCGGACGCCGTCGCTGCACAGCACCCTCCTGCTCCTGACTGCGCTCACCGTCAATCCGGGCTCCATCGTGAAAAATGACTTGCTGTGTCATGTATTGACCTGCCGGCTCTGCTGAGGCTGAATGCCCCTGGGGCCAACGTACTTCCTCTTGGTGTTACATAAGAGCATGGCTGGAGTGATAAGCGTTCGTTGACCTCTTTGGTACCTTGGATCCGGTGTAACCGATGAGCTGTGGAAGGCCAAAAGGTCAAAAGTCGTGATTGCTACCCACAGGAAAAAAATTTCAAGGGCCAAAACcccccaaaacaaaacatttcattagctCCCTTTGCTTTGTTGTGTTATGTAAGCTGTTCTGTCTCTATTGTGCAGCTGAAATATGCCAATTTACAGGCATTTTTGCTGGTATATTGGGTTAATTGGGTACGTTTTTATGTGGTACGGGTTCATGACCCTCCCCCCTCCGATTAGGGCAAGCCAATAACGGCAGGTTCATAATGCTTTTTCAAAAGTAACGTCGTAGAAACCACATTTTGTTCAATCCTCCAAAACGGCGTATTTTACGTGGCACTAAGCGAGAAATGTCTACTTCTTCCGAGGGGGGAGCGTAGCAGAAAATAACCTGTCAGGCTGACCTACAAATTTGAAAACTCCAGAGTTGATGTGAGGTCGTCTTCAATTTGACGAACGGCGAAGGCCACCAGCTGTGACCATTTTTTACGACGCATCATCAAAATCCCAGACACCTTTGTTGTACCCCTTGCTTGCTATGCTTGTGCGGCCGCTGTAAAAAACGAACTTGGATTGCTGAACAGCCCGTGGGAGCACATCTGGTTTTCCGgatggaggtaaaaaaaaaaacgaaccatGGCAGCGCGGTGTCGTGCCGAGGCGGCGTCCCTTTAAGGAAGCCTCTCAGCGACTGCGCTCACCTCCATGTGGATGAATAATTCAGCACCCGGCTTCGCTAAGCTGAGACAGGGGGCAGGGCCAGCGAGGAGGATGCTGGGCCGGTGCCGTGTCTCGTGGCCTAGGACTCCATCAGTCTCCGGCCTGTCCTCGCTCTACCATCACCCGCTCCTGGCCCAGGGTCATTAATGGACGCCGATACCCATCATGCCTCTCTCTGGATTCTGAATGTACAAATCGTGACGCTCTAACATGGCTCCGTAATTTTCTGTACAGACCGTGATGGGCTCCTACACCAACCAATGTTATTCAAATAAGGTAAATGACATCTAAAAATGAGGCGGAGGAGGCGAGAAATGACGGACGGAGAGGTGTGAGATGGTCTGATTACAAAATGGAGGCGAAGGACAGCGCAGAAGGCCGTGCTGTAACCGTAGCGAGACCTGGGAACACATTCAGCACTGTATTTCACGAGCGGCGTAACCCGATCGTGCTCCTTCCCCCCTCCACTCCGTTCCTGCTCGGCCACGGTACTTTCTGGAGCGTCCACGTCAGCTCCCCTCGCATTGTGCCCTGCCCACGGCAACAATGGACTGTGCACATGgtgttttggcacattttttttttccaattcaaAATTTTATGGctacatattttacacacatgGCATTTCCTTTGATGGACTTCTCCATCTAATAAGTTCAAGGCCCGGTATTTATTTCCATAAACCTATGTTATTGATACCAGGGTGGTTCAGTCAGATACTACCCAGATGTGCACCAAACGGAATACTTTGtattgttatttaaatgtaattttgttaataaattaaacatctGCGTtattatttcacatattttttctACCCCTGTATGTATGATTTCTTCCGCCCGTCGATCCTCATCTCACCCCAACGCCGGGGCGAAGCTGACTCACTGGGGAGGAGCTGAGAGCATTAACGTCAGGCTGGAGTCGCATCACAGTGGGCGCATTACACACGCCGATTCCTTACAGAGGGCGCGCCGGAATAACTCCCCTCCACAGCAGGCCGCCGCTTCCTCAGCGGTGATGTGGGGTACTGGGTGACGGGTGCCCCGTCTTAATTCCCACAGATTATCAGGATGCAACAGTGATGCCGGTTCACAGCaacaatattaacaatatatgcattttaaatcatttattttttctattaacATTACCTCCTACCAGTGAACATGAAAGTAAACGTTATTAATACATCATGAAATGCTTGAAGCGCTGAAGAAGAAGATTTATTACCTCATCTTACCAAAGCTTCAGCTTTGATCAATATGTCATACAAAAAATATCAAgaaatacacagcacagtacataCAGTACCATCACAGGAATGATATTTCACACTACATTACCATGCTGTTTATAAT is part of the Denticeps clupeoides chromosome 19, fDenClu1.1, whole genome shotgun sequence genome and harbors:
- the LOC114768908 gene encoding allantoinase, mitochondrial isoform X2 — its product is MEPGLTVSAVRSRRVLCSDGVRPALILIKDGKIQSILPDPDSALKGPAEVLDVGDKLVMPGIVDCHVHVNEPGRTSWEGYWTATRAAAAGGVTTIVDMPLNSIPPTTTVGNFREKIQSATGQCFVDTAFWGGVIPGNQLELRPMIQAGVAGFKCFMIHSGVDEFPHVSDSDLHSAMQQLQGTGSVLLFHAEKEIGEIPGEEETTDLRSYSTFLKSRPDLMELEAIRIITQLCMQYQVRCHIVHLSSAQPLEIIRAARQAGAPLTVETTHHYLSLSAERVPTGATLFKCCPPIRSMANQEQLWAALRAGDVDMVVSDHSPCTPDLKRLDVGDFTQAWGGISSLQLADSVPGHDFERRGVCHRSSGEAGVQRGLLLTSAPGAAPPRLPRQISCLTVRLRAPSADVRKIHILDH
- the LOC114768908 gene encoding allantoinase, mitochondrial isoform X1, giving the protein MEPGLTVSAVRSRRVLCSDGVRPALILIKDGKIQSILPDPDSALKGPAEVLDVGDKLVMPGIVDCHVHVNEPGRTSWEGYWTATRAAAAGGVTTIVDMPLNSIPPTTTVGNFREKIQSATGQCFVDTAFWGGVIPGNQLELRPMIQAGVAGFKCFMIHSGVDEFPHVSDSDLHSAMQQLQGTGSVLLFHAEKEIGEIPGEEETTDLRSYSTFLKSRPDLMELEAIRIITQLCMQYQVRCHIVHLSSAQPLEIIRAARQAGAPLTVETTHHYLSLSAERVPTGATLFKCCPPIRSMANQEQLWAALRAGDVDMVVSDHSPCTPDLKRLDVGDFTQAWGGISSLQLGLPLFWTSAANKGFTLPDVVRLLCKNPAQLCCLDNQKGSLLPGHDADLVIWDPDKEFEVKEANIHHKNTLTPYLGMTLKGEVYATVVRGRLVYKEGSFSPRPLGQHLLVCPGRSHASL